The proteins below are encoded in one region of Aeromonas jandaei:
- a CDS encoding helix-turn-helix domain-containing protein: MQDLAKKFGDAVRDRRLQLGVSQDALAHVAEIDRSYVGRIERGQVNVTLEKAYRLARVLGCDIRDLLP, encoded by the coding sequence ATGCAAGATTTAGCAAAAAAGTTTGGTGATGCTGTACGTGATAGACGGCTTCAATTGGGCGTATCGCAAGATGCACTCGCACATGTGGCAGAGATTGATCGAAGCTATGTAGGACGGATTGAGCGTGGTCAGGTCAATGTCACCCTAGAGAAGGCTTATCGTCTTGCTAGGGTACTGGGGTGTGACATTCGCGACTTGCTGCCATAG
- a CDS encoding tyrosine-type recombinase/integrase → MSKVVIAKNTNLRFLTTSRKIGGSRELPLPMILKKGGSFDWAANAYLTEIGGGARSYNVKLSASTVIKKAYSLNLFCSFLEELDIELNNINDSTLYSFISHLKERDINDDTLLSHGKTALNYIIFLTNRNADWNLSTNQKDPEKQFKVHYSIKTYKKGTFETKYNHHDSFSGLIHISYDMEYVRDHELLMWYEAIETSNYHPQLSEFLTSRWQALTTALNITGSRISEVHQIKRSMIKDAAKSLFTPNQKIVIRNIPVSKGKYSGKFRQVQTTSEDLQILLWHVQLIEATFKSLDHDAIFVDSRTGKALTATYLKNYTKKVINTSKYRHQLSHLTNHSFRHRFITLLIAREIKKLTASGSFSNILSVASTACRKVTLHASNQTLSHYIHLATEYNREDSSDTLGLENEATPLRIRVQKMLTTVKLLRQKQIDDKQALEDLVHSLDSLSPFFERN, encoded by the coding sequence ATGTCAAAGGTAGTTATAGCTAAAAACACTAATCTCAGATTTCTCACAACAAGCAGGAAAATTGGAGGTAGTCGTGAATTGCCACTCCCCATGATTCTGAAAAAAGGAGGATCGTTTGACTGGGCCGCAAATGCATATTTAACAGAGATAGGTGGCGGTGCGCGCTCTTATAATGTCAAGTTATCAGCATCCACCGTTATCAAGAAGGCTTATAGTCTAAACCTCTTTTGTTCCTTTCTTGAAGAACTAGATATAGAGCTAAATAATATCAATGATAGCACTTTGTATAGTTTTATTTCCCATCTAAAGGAAAGAGATATAAATGATGACACGCTCTTATCCCATGGAAAAACAGCTTTAAACTATATAATATTCCTAACCAACCGGAATGCTGATTGGAATTTATCTACGAATCAAAAAGATCCTGAAAAGCAGTTTAAAGTTCATTACTCTATCAAAACGTACAAGAAAGGAACCTTCGAAACAAAGTATAACCATCATGACTCATTTAGTGGATTGATTCATATTTCATATGATATGGAATATGTACGAGACCATGAATTATTAATGTGGTATGAAGCCATCGAAACCTCAAACTACCATCCTCAATTATCCGAATTTCTTACTTCTAGATGGCAAGCCTTAACTACGGCATTAAATATCACAGGCTCCAGGATTAGTGAAGTTCATCAAATAAAGCGTTCCATGATAAAAGATGCCGCCAAGTCATTATTTACCCCCAATCAAAAAATAGTCATCAGAAACATTCCTGTCAGCAAGGGAAAATATAGCGGTAAATTTCGACAGGTACAAACCACGAGTGAGGACTTACAAATTCTACTCTGGCACGTTCAGTTAATAGAGGCTACTTTCAAGTCTCTTGACCATGATGCTATTTTCGTTGACTCAAGGACAGGAAAAGCACTAACAGCTACATACTTAAAAAACTATACGAAAAAAGTAATAAACACGAGTAAGTACAGACACCAGCTAAGCCATCTAACAAATCACTCCTTTCGTCACAGATTTATTACGCTGCTAATTGCAAGGGAAATAAAAAAGTTAACTGCATCGGGGAGTTTTTCCAACATTTTGAGCGTGGCTAGCACTGCGTGCAGAAAAGTTACGCTACATGCATCCAACCAAACGCTTTCTCACTATATCCACTTAGCTACAGAGTATAATAGAGAAGATAGTAGTGACACTCTCGGTTTAGAGAATGAGGCAACCCCATTGAGAATAAGAGTCCAAAAAATGCTAACAACAGTAAAACTGTTACGTCAGAAACAAATAGATGATAAACAGGCTCTTGAAGACCTTGTTCACTCACTGGATAGTTTAAGCCCATTTTTTGAAAGAAATTAG